A genome region from Nerophis lumbriciformis linkage group LG18, RoL_Nlum_v2.1, whole genome shotgun sequence includes the following:
- the ankrd33ab gene encoding photoreceptor ankyrin repeat protein gives MARAVEDPHLGPGPDEEDGSSSGWDSDSILSDDSVLPDYSRETWDGQTASTLYQACARNNLAALQRVLERGVAREEVMELDINNWNGLMVACCKGFLDIVYALNTCPHVDINHQDHEGNTALMIASQAGHASTVMYLLNYYSGIDTEIRDCRGFTALIKAAMTGRDDVVAALVMAGADIGATDTTRGKCVQDWAHKTGRYETLYRLRRLTMRPKAEQFCESYVPEWPELRQRVAKATAERSAREKITQHIKTKFAFRFPHDPEDEGVLDHMVRITTSLHSPLISTGCRPLCPTSPPEAGKRRLAVPELMRKHSERELEESSVCHSDGSASHVIPSVQSAESIATTCCAEADQRGSIISLASNKVASKFIPRSMARRNSVFPSGCIPHININRPTEATPKKEKKKKKVDKDHLEPPQWRYKEIKEEKKKKAEQEKKKDGKK, from the exons ATGGCCAGGGCGGTGGAGGACCCTCACTTGGGTCCGGGTCCCGATGAGGAGGACGGGTCTTCATCGGGGTGGGACTCGGACAGCATCCTGTCCGACGACTCCGTGCTTCCGGACTACTCGCGGGAAACATGGGACGGGCAGACGGCATCCACTCTCTACCAGGCGTGCGCCCGCAACAACCTGGCCGCTCTGCAGAGGGTCCTGGAGAGGGGCGTGGCCAGAGAGGAGGTGATGGAGCTGGACATCAACAACTGG AACGGCTTGATGGTGGCTTGCTGCAAAGGCTTCCTGGACATTGTGTACGCGCTGAACACCTGTCCTCATGTAGACATCAACCACCAGGACCATGAAGGCAACACAGCACTGATGATTGCATCCCAAGCAG GTCACGCCAGCACGGTCATGTACCTCCTGAACTATTACTCGGGAATAGACACGGAAATAAGGGACTGTCGCGGCTTCACAGCCCTCATCAAAGCGGCAATGACGGGCCGCGACGATGTGGTGGCAGCACTTGTAATGGCAG GGGCTGACATTGGCGCCACAGACACCACGAGAGGAAAGTGCGTTCAGGACTGGGCCCATAAAACGGGTCGCTATGAGACGCTGTATCGTCTTCGTCGCCTCACCATGAGACCCAAAGCTGAGCAGTTCTGTGAAAGTTACGTCCCCGAGTGGCCCGAGCTCAGGCAGCGAGTGGCCAAGGCCACGGCGGAAAGGAGCGCCCGGGAGAAAATCACCCAGCACATCAAGACCAAGTTCGCGTTCCGGTTTCCCCATGACCCCGAGGACGAGGGGGTTCTGGACCACATGGTGCGCATCACCACCAGCCTCCACAGCCCGCTCATTTCCACCGGCTGCCGTCCGCTGTGCCCGACCAGCCCCCCCGAAGCGGGCAAGAGACGCCTGGCCGTGCCCGAGCTGATGAGGAAACACTCGGAGCGGGAGTTGGAGGAAAGCTCGGTGTGCCACAGCGACGGCTCGGCGTCGCACGTCATTCCCTCCGTGCAATCCGCGGAATCCATCGCCACAACCTGCTGCGCCGAGGCCGACCAGAGGGGCAGCATCATCTCGCTGGCCTCCAACAAGGTGGCGTCCAAGTTCATCCCGCGCAGCATGGCCAGGAGGAACAGCGTCTTCCCCTCCGGCTGCATCCCGCACATCAACATCAACAGGCCCACGGAGGCCACgccaaagaaggagaagaagaagaagaaggtggaCAAGGACCACCTGGAGCCTCCCCAGTGGAGGTACAAGGAGatcaaggaggagaagaagaagaaggctgagcaggagaagaaaaaggacggcaaaaaataa